A stretch of the Thermofilum adornatum genome encodes the following:
- a CDS encoding glutamate--tRNA ligase, translated as MDVRKVALKHALANAVKFGGKARLDAVTSKIFAEIPELRRNAKEVLDIVRQVVDEVNSMDKDQQARLLAEIWPEALTAEKRVEVKRLPPLPGADELGGRVVTRFAPNPDFVLHLGSARPAILNYYYAKKMYSGKFILRFEDTDPKTKRPLKEAYDLIREDLKWLNVLWDEEYIQSQRMEIYYGVAEELIRRGKAYVCTHSQEEIKQFRDQGIPDPCSQLPVEEHVERWEKMLSGEYPEGAAVLRIKTDPAHPNPSVRDWIAFRVLDTEKSPHPLVGSKYIVWPTYNFACAVDDHMLGVTHVLRGEEHAVNTLKQNYIYEHMGWKPPISIHFGRMNLEGMILSKSVIKRGLDKKLYASYDDIRLGTLAALRRRGILPEAIWDIVLEVGIKSSTAKISIEKLHAFNRKYLEPRANRYMFVPEPVRKVELVGLQPPITAEVIVHPSFPERGKRKITLSQPFIYVSEKDLEDKALRLMGLGNFEVVDGSSLRFLNNDIVFAKEKKLQIIQWAPVETAVKATILKAEGNTIQRIDGLAEPSTSDLKIGEQIQFVRIGYVKKDQENTYIYTHD; from the coding sequence ATTGACGTCAGAAAGGTTGCCCTCAAGCATGCACTTGCAAATGCAGTTAAGTTTGGGGGAAAAGCTAGGCTCGACGCTGTCACAAGCAAAATTTTCGCCGAGATCCCCGAGCTCAGGAGAAATGCAAAAGAAGTCTTAGATATTGTTAGACAAGTTGTAGACGAAGTCAATAGTATGGATAAAGACCAACAGGCCAGGCTTCTCGCGGAAATCTGGCCAGAGGCGCTTACAGCCGAGAAACGTGTAGAGGTGAAACGTCTTCCTCCCTTGCCCGGAGCTGATGAACTTGGAGGCAGAGTGGTAACGAGGTTTGCGCCGAACCCAGACTTTGTGCTACACCTTGGCAGTGCCCGTCCAGCAATTCTCAACTATTACTATGCTAAGAAGATGTACAGTGGGAAATTTATCTTGAGATTTGAGGATACAGACCCAAAGACAAAGCGCCCCCTCAAGGAAGCCTACGACCTTATTAGAGAGGATCTAAAGTGGCTTAACGTCCTATGGGACGAGGAATACATTCAGAGCCAGCGCATGGAGATCTACTACGGAGTCGCAGAGGAGCTAATTAGGAGGGGAAAAGCCTACGTGTGTACCCATAGCCAGGAAGAAATAAAGCAATTTAGGGATCAAGGCATCCCAGACCCCTGCTCACAGCTACCCGTCGAGGAGCACGTGGAACGCTGGGAGAAAATGCTCTCAGGAGAATACCCAGAGGGCGCTGCCGTTCTACGTATCAAGACAGACCCCGCGCATCCTAACCCGTCTGTACGGGACTGGATAGCTTTCCGTGTCCTCGACACTGAGAAGTCACCTCATCCACTTGTGGGTAGCAAGTATATCGTGTGGCCTACATACAACTTTGCCTGCGCGGTTGACGACCACATGCTTGGCGTAACACATGTTTTGAGAGGAGAGGAGCACGCCGTCAACACCTTGAAGCAGAACTATATATATGAGCATATGGGGTGGAAGCCACCTATAAGTATACATTTTGGAAGGATGAACCTCGAAGGAATGATACTCAGCAAGTCGGTAATTAAAAGAGGACTCGACAAGAAACTCTACGCATCGTACGACGATATAAGGCTGGGAACTTTGGCCGCTTTAAGGAGGAGAGGCATCCTTCCAGAAGCAATTTGGGACATTGTCTTAGAGGTGGGCATAAAGTCGTCCACAGCCAAGATAAGCATAGAAAAGCTACATGCATTCAACAGGAAATACTTAGAGCCGCGGGCAAACAGGTACATGTTTGTTCCAGAGCCCGTTAGAAAAGTTGAGCTAGTTGGGCTTCAGCCACCAATAACTGCTGAGGTCATCGTTCATCCATCTTTCCCAGAACGTGGAAAGAGAAAAATAACTCTTAGCCAGCCATTCATTTATGTTAGCGAAAAAGACCTAGAAGACAAAGCCCTGAGACTGATGGGTCTTGGGAACTTTGAGGTGGTAGATGGCTCGAGTCTTAGGTTCCTTAACAACGATATTGTATTTGCCAAGGAAAAGAAGCTACAGATCATACAGTGGGCGCCTGTGGAAACCGCCGTTAAAGCTACAATTCTAAAGGCTGAGGGAAACACTATACAAAGGATTGATGGCCTTGCTGAACCTTCTACCAGCGACCTTAAAATAGGAGAACAGATACAGTTTGTAAGGATAGGCTACGTGAAAAAAGACCAAGAGAATACCTATATCTATACGCATGACTAG
- a CDS encoding class I SAM-dependent methyltransferase — MHIRDVLRGKIPEDLLRLVPSSFDIIGSREKAVAIVELDDALLPYKELVADAIFEVHKNVRAVYRKASERKGEYRVRELELIKGENVTEVIHMEHGYKIKLDVTKVYFSPREATERQRIASQVKPGETVMVMFAGVGPFAIAIAKKQPAVGRIIAIEINPDAYRYMVENIKINKVEHLVYPVLGDVKIEAPRFFNQCDRVVMPLPKGAYLFLDEAVNCLKETGGWIHFYHWSREEDLFTEAFRLVSEAARKRGFTAELRGARKVSPYAPRIYKVAVDVLLTK; from the coding sequence ATGCATATCCGAGACGTGTTAAGAGGCAAGATTCCAGAAGATTTGCTTCGTCTAGTTCCTTCGAGCTTCGACATAATTGGTTCACGTGAAAAGGCCGTTGCGATTGTCGAGCTGGATGACGCGCTCTTGCCTTACAAGGAGCTTGTCGCAGATGCAATTTTCGAGGTTCACAAAAATGTGCGGGCAGTTTACAGGAAGGCGAGTGAAAGGAAGGGCGAGTACAGAGTGAGGGAGCTTGAGCTTATCAAGGGTGAAAACGTCACCGAGGTTATTCATATGGAGCATGGATACAAGATAAAGCTTGACGTGACAAAGGTATATTTTTCTCCTAGAGAAGCCACAGAAAGACAGAGAATAGCTAGCCAAGTTAAACCCGGCGAAACAGTGATGGTAATGTTTGCAGGGGTTGGACCCTTTGCAATCGCCATAGCGAAGAAACAGCCAGCAGTAGGCAGGATCATTGCTATCGAGATAAACCCGGACGCATATAGGTACATGGTCGAAAACATAAAGATAAACAAGGTAGAACACCTAGTGTATCCCGTACTTGGGGACGTGAAGATAGAGGCTCCAAGATTCTTCAACCAGTGTGACAGGGTCGTTATGCCGCTTCCAAAAGGGGCCTACCTCTTCCTCGACGAAGCCGTAAACTGCCTAAAGGAGACTGGCGGCTGGATCCACTTTTACCACTGGTCCCGAGAAGAAGACCTATTCACAGAAGCATTTAGGCTAGTGAGTGAAGCTGCTCGTAAAAGGGGCTTTACTGCGGAGCTTAGGGGGGCTAGGAAAGTGTCCCCATATGCGCCAAGAATCTACAAGGTAGCAGTAGACGTGCTGCTCACTAAGTAG
- a CDS encoding type II/IV secretion system ATPase subunit produces the protein MSVQHAGEIPIVSGVKDKEIVLEFYPIQPPYAYALIVKSAEGAVEYRLVEPPLTRNDLETLNALRTRMLERVPARIDEAVRMLATSPEVFLEKEVQDVIKKYKIKVPPESLDKYLYYIKRDTIGYGRIDALLKDPNIEDISCDGLNVPVYVWHRRYESIPTNIVFRDPEELSSLILKLSFRAGRHISVAQPIAEGSLPMGFRLHATLEEVSRKGGTFTIRKFREVPYTIIDLIQNGTLNEEVAAYLWYLVENYRSILIIGATAGGKTTTLNAVTTFIRPEAKIVTIEDTPELRLPHENWTPLVTRPSYEEWVRNVDLFDLLKSAMRMRPDYLIVGEIRGEEAFTLFQAIATGHSGMSTLHAENIDYAVKRLISPPMNIPLFLVPLMNVFMLIKRIKIGEQIVRRIVTVAEAVGIDEDKKQVKLNVVFSYNPVTMKIEKVGESELIKAIAQERYIPQKNLEEELQRRKAILELLAKNNVNKFEDVSHVIREYYLRPEQTYFLLASGSYPFPSLTRSTSTT, from the coding sequence ATGTCTGTGCAACATGCAGGAGAAATACCCATAGTTTCTGGCGTTAAAGATAAAGAGATTGTCCTAGAGTTCTACCCCATTCAGCCCCCCTATGCCTATGCTTTGATTGTTAAGAGCGCAGAGGGCGCAGTCGAGTATAGGCTTGTTGAGCCGCCTCTAACTAGAAACGACCTAGAAACATTGAATGCTCTAAGGACAAGGATGCTTGAGAGGGTTCCTGCAAGGATCGACGAAGCTGTCAGGATGCTGGCTACTTCTCCAGAGGTTTTCCTAGAGAAAGAGGTACAGGACGTCATAAAGAAATACAAGATAAAAGTTCCGCCTGAGAGCCTAGACAAGTATCTCTACTATATTAAACGCGATACGATAGGCTATGGCCGTATAGATGCCCTGCTAAAGGACCCCAACATTGAGGATATTTCCTGTGACGGCCTAAATGTTCCAGTATATGTTTGGCATAGGAGGTACGAGTCGATACCAACAAATATAGTGTTCCGGGATCCCGAAGAACTTTCCAGCTTGATACTCAAGCTGAGTTTTAGGGCTGGTAGGCACATTTCTGTGGCCCAGCCTATTGCTGAAGGCTCATTGCCTATGGGGTTTAGGTTGCATGCAACACTAGAGGAGGTATCGAGGAAAGGCGGGACGTTTACCATTAGGAAGTTTAGAGAGGTACCCTATACCATAATTGATTTGATACAAAATGGCACGCTTAACGAGGAGGTTGCAGCATACCTTTGGTACCTTGTAGAAAACTATCGAAGCATACTGATAATTGGCGCAACCGCTGGCGGAAAGACAACTACCCTCAACGCAGTGACCACATTCATAAGGCCAGAGGCAAAAATTGTGACAATAGAGGATACGCCCGAGCTTAGACTCCCACACGAAAACTGGACCCCTCTGGTTACACGTCCAAGCTACGAGGAATGGGTGAGAAACGTGGACCTATTTGATCTACTCAAGAGCGCTATGAGGATGCGGCCAGACTACCTCATTGTGGGAGAAATTAGGGGCGAAGAGGCTTTCACATTGTTCCAGGCGATAGCTACAGGTCACTCGGGCATGAGTACTCTACATGCTGAGAACATCGATTATGCCGTGAAGAGGCTTATCTCGCCGCCCATGAATATACCGCTATTCCTTGTCCCCCTGATGAACGTCTTCATGTTGATTAAGAGGATAAAGATAGGAGAGCAGATAGTGCGAAGAATCGTAACTGTTGCCGAGGCTGTTGGGATAGACGAGGATAAGAAGCAGGTTAAGCTTAACGTGGTTTTCAGCTATAATCCCGTAACTATGAAGATAGAGAAGGTTGGCGAGAGCGAGCTAATAAAGGCTATTGCCCAGGAGAGATATATTCCACAGAAGAACCTAGAGGAAGAGCTCCAGAGAAGAAAAGCCATCCTAGAGCTACTAGCTAAGAACAATGTTAACAAGTTCGAGGATGTCAGCCACGTTATTAGGGAGTATTATCTGCGTCCAGAGCAGACATACTTCCTGCTCGCAAGCGGCTCTTATCCGTTTCCAAGCCTTACCAGGAGCACTAGCACTACTTAG
- a CDS encoding ankyrin repeat domain-containing protein, translating to MNLDEELFEAVKKGDAEKVKEFLSKGIKTDLRDKEGFTPLHYAVIYNRKDIAEILIKHGANVNTKNLLGETPLHYSARLCLAEIAELLVSGGANVNITNNYGMTPLHYSAHNNCIAVAKVLIDNGADPNIREDNGCTPLHWASSNCYLDMVWLLLEGGASLHITNKDGKTPIDLAREKNCIEIVRKLVERGAVTRHSEISIVEVKSSGLKEEAWGKLIVKIRGRGVVHVLIEGDVEWLDPGAIDVSGEAVIEVPIRPKVAGEVPVKITVESLGREETKLSWLKIESKSKS from the coding sequence ATGAATCTAGATGAGGAATTATTTGAAGCCGTAAAGAAAGGCGACGCCGAAAAAGTCAAGGAGTTTTTATCCAAAGGCATCAAGACTGATTTAAGGGACAAGGAGGGCTTCACGCCACTACACTATGCCGTTATTTACAACAGAAAGGATATTGCTGAGATATTAATAAAGCATGGGGCAAATGTTAATACAAAAAATCTGCTGGGGGAAACACCCTTACATTATTCTGCAAGACTTTGTCTTGCTGAGATCGCAGAGCTACTTGTCAGTGGTGGTGCAAATGTCAACATAACCAATAATTATGGCATGACGCCTCTACACTACTCTGCCCATAATAACTGTATAGCTGTAGCCAAAGTTTTGATAGATAATGGTGCAGACCCAAATATAAGAGAAGATAACGGGTGTACGCCTCTACACTGGGCATCCAGCAACTGTTATCTTGATATGGTCTGGCTACTGTTAGAAGGTGGTGCATCTCTACACATCACTAATAAAGATGGGAAAACACCTATAGATCTAGCACGCGAGAAGAACTGCATTGAGATTGTTAGAAAGCTCGTTGAGAGAGGAGCCGTTACCAGGCACTCCGAAATTAGCATTGTCGAGGTAAAAAGTTCCGGCCTAAAAGAGGAAGCGTGGGGCAAATTAATTGTAAAGATTAGGGGTAGAGGCGTGGTACATGTTTTAATTGAGGGAGACGTCGAATGGCTGGATCCGGGCGCTATAGATGTGTCTGGTGAGGCGGTCATCGAGGTTCCAATCCGCCCTAAAGTTGCAGGCGAGGTTCCTGTAAAGATAACTGTAGAATCGCTGGGAAGGGAAGAAACAAAGTTATCCTGGTTAAAGATTGAAAGCAAATCAAAATCGTGA